In one Myxocyprinus asiaticus isolate MX2 ecotype Aquarium Trade chromosome 1, UBuf_Myxa_2, whole genome shotgun sequence genomic region, the following are encoded:
- the htatip2 gene encoding oxidoreductase HTATIP2, translating into MNIFLGTCGKACSFLTVFVVALAAVFQYLENSETDEIPRMDLHAMAEKYRQKNRTCFILGASGESGKVLLKEIVERKLFSKITLIGRRQLTFEDKTYENLEQKVVDFEKLEEYAEAYQGHDVGYCCLGTTKAKAGAEGFVRVDHDYVLKAAELAKAGGCSHFHLESSKGADKTSSFLYLKTKGQVEAEVEELGFERLSIYRPAVLLVDRQESRPAEWVARKFLGPFSSVFPTAMSIPITSVVRAMVANTLKDGENSVEILENKAIYNLGKTE; encoded by the exons ATGAATATATTTCTGGGTACTTGTGGAAAAGCCTGTAGTTTTTTGACAGTTTTTGTTGTGGCACTTGCCGCTGTTTTTCAGTATCTGGAGAATTCAGAGACAGACGAGATCCCAAG AATGGATCTGCATGCAATGGCAGAGAAATACCGGCAGAAGAACAGAACGTGTTTTATTCTCGGCGCTTCTGGCGAGAGTGGAAAAGTGCTACTGAAAGAAATAGTTGAGCGCAAACTCTTCTCCAAGATCACTCTCATTGGACGAAGGCAGTTAACCTTTGAGGATAAAACCTATGAAAATCTG GAGCAAAAGGTGGTTGATTTCGAAAAGCTGGAGGAGTATGCAGAGGCTTATCAGGGTCATGATGTGGGATACTGCTGTCTAGGTACCACCAAAGCCAAAGCTGGAGCT GAAGGGTTTGTGCGGGTAGATCATGACTACGTTCTCAAGGCAGCAGAACTTGCCAAAGCAGGAGGTTGCTCTCATTTTCACCTTGAATCCTCCAAAGGTGCAGACAAAACCAGCAGCTTTCTCTACCTGAAAACTAAG GGGCAGGTTGAAGCGGAAGTTGAGGAGCTCGGCTTTGAGCGCCTCTCCATTTATCGACCAGC GGTGCTATTGGTGGACCGACAAGAGAGCAGGCCAGCGGAGTGGGTGGCCCGGAAATTTCTTGGTCCATTCTCCTCTGTTTTTCCTACTGCAATGTCCATTCCCATAACATCAGTGGTCAGAGCAATGGTTGCCAACACACTTAAAGATGGAGAAAATAGTGTGGAAATCCTTGAAAATAAGGCCATATACAATCTTGGgaaaactgaatga